CCCACAAGCGGCAGGTATCCGCCAAATGGTAAGAGCAGAGCGGCAATCCCTGCCGCCGCCATCCCCTGTCCAAGACGGATCATCTGCACATCGGTAAATTTTATGGTCAAAAAACCGCTGAGCGCCCTGCCCGCCGTGATCCCAATGAAAAACAGGCTGGCAAAGCCGGCTGCCGTCTCCGCAGAGATCCCGCGATGCAGCACAAGGTAACTGCTCGCCCAAAGCCCTGCGGTCTGTTCCAGTGCACAGTAGCAGAAAAATGTCACCATGATCTCCTTTGCTCCCCGGATCTTCATGATCTGAGGCAGTGTAAGGGGCGCTTCCACGTAATTCCCAATCGGATTTTGCCGGTCCGCTGTACTCCCCATATCAGCTGTATCTGCCGCAGGTGAGGCTTCCGGCACAACAGTCTCCGGCTCCGAAGCCATGCCTCTCCGTTTCTTCCACAAAGGCAGGCTCACAAACAGAACCGCCGTGAGTCCGATCTGAAGGACAGCGATCGTGAGATATCCTGCGTTCCACCCTTTTCCTCCCGTCAGCGCGCTCCCCATGACATACGGTCCCAAAGAGGCTCCGACGCCCCACATGCAGTGAAGCCAGCTCATATGGCGGCTCGCATAGTGCAGGGCCACGTAATTGTTGAGGGATGCGTCCACGCTCCCTGCTCCAAGGCCATAGGGAACTGCCCACAGGCACAGTATCCAAAAAGAGTGGCTGGTATAAAATCCGAACAGGGCAAAAGCCGTCATAGCTACGCTGATCGCTGTAACTTTTCCTGTTCCAAGGCTCCTGGTAAGCCGGTCGCTCTGAAGACTGGATACAACAGTACCCAAAGCGATGATCATAGAAATAATGCCTGCATAGGAAACCGGTACGCCAAATTCACCGTACATGGACGGCCAGGCTGACCCCAGCAGGGAGTCCGGAAGCCCCAGACTGATAAAAGACAGATAAATAACTGCTAAAAGTAAATGTGCCATATTGTATTCCTCCTCAACCTCTGCTATGATTATACCAGCAAAACACTCCGATATATAGAAAGAAACCGCCTATTATCTATGACAAAACCGTCAAACCAGAGCATCACCTGATGATATTGGCACATTTAACAGCCTGAAGGGAGAATATCATGGCGCTTTCCGCATGCAATACCAAAACAGACCCGCAGGGCCGGGAGCTGATCGAACACGGCACCGCTCTGTTTCCAGTGGCCTGCTATCATGACAACCTGGCCGTAGAGGAGGTCCCCTGGCACTGGCACGAAGCCCTGGAGGTCGCCGTTGTGACCGAGGGACGGTCTGTCATGGCCGCAGGCACGGAAAAGTATGTCCTTTCAAAGGGAGATGCCTTTTTTATCAATGGAGGAGTCCTCCACGCCATGTGGGATGCAGACAATTCCAGAAGCCGCTATCACTCCGTAGTTTTTCATCCGAGGCTGGTGGGGGGCAGCGTGGACAGTATTTTCTGGCAGGATTATATTCAGCCCCTGCTTGACACCCCGTCCCTAAAGAGTGTCATCTTTGATTCTACCGCCCCCTGGCACCAAGAAGCGGCTGACGCCATTGAAACTGCCTGGCAGAGCTGCGTAGCAGAGCTTCCCGGATATGAGTTCTCCGTCCGGGCCGCCCTGTCGCAGCTGATCTTTCTGCTCTCCAGCCACCACCCGGTCCCCCGGAGCCTGCCATCAGAAAAAGCGCTCCGCGATGGGGAGCGCATTAAGATCATGCTTCAATATATTCAGGAACATTATTTCGTGGAGTTAACTACAGCTATGATCGCCGGAAGCGCCATGATCAGCGAGAGTGAGTGCCTGCGGTGCTTCCACAACACGATCGGCACCCCGCCGATCAAATATGTCAAACAGTTCCGGATCCAGGAAGCCGCAAGGCTGCTGGCTGCGACCAATCAGAAGATCGCAGATATAGGCGCACAGTGCGGATTTCCTGACACCAGCTATTTCACAAGGACCTTTCGGGAAATGAAGGACTGCACACCGGGAGAATACAGGAAACAGTTTATCAATCTGCAAGCGCAATCATCTGCGCCGCTACCGTCTCTGCTTCCTCCTCGGTGAAGTACCCACACGCCTCCATCCGGCGCAGAACCTGCTGCTGGCGTCTCTCTGCCAGCTCCGGGTTCTTGCTGGGGGCATACTTGGAGGGTGCGTTGGGCACTCCCGCTAAAAGGGTGCTCTCATACTCGTTCATCTGGGACGGCGCTTTTCCAAAGTATCCCCGGCTTGCCTCCCCGATGCTGTAATATCCGTCTCCAAAGTAAATACTGTTCACGTACAGCTCCAGGATCTCATCCTTGCTGTAATTCTTCTCCAACTCCAGTGCCAGGAACACTTCTGCCGCTTTCCTTGTCATTTTCTTTTCCTGGCTGAAGTACAGGTTTTTCGCCAGCTGCTGGGTAATGGTGCTTCCGCCCTCCACATAACGTCCTGCCTTGATATCATTTACCACCGCGCGTCCTATGGCAATCGGGTCCAGACCAAAGTGACTGTAGAAACGGTGATCCTCCACAGACACCACTGCTTCCAGGTAAGTCTGGGGAAGATCCTCAAGCTCTGTGTAACCTTCCCGATTCTGAATCGATGCCACTTTATCATCGAGGCTTTGCACACCGACGGCCTCCCGGTACATCCCATATCCCTCTCCGGCAACGGCGAACCCGGTACAGGCTGCTGCCGTCACCATCATTGCTGCGATCCATCCCGCTATTTTCTTTAATTTCATGATTCACCGCTCCTTTCAGGTTTTTCATCTTATGTCCTTATTTTACCACGCAAATTCCTGTAAGACTTTACCATTCCCTTAGGGATTCTGACACTATTTGGAACATTCTGACAAAAAAATTACGAATTATTAAGCAATACGCTAAAATATGGATTCACCGCGGTGCATAGAAAAACTGCACTCTCTGATCCGCTTCAGAAAGTGCAGCCTGGAAAAACTGTATTTTATTTTCGTCCTGCATACTGCCAGATCGTCCGGTACAATACCTCTGCATCAACAGGCTTTGATAAATGCTCATTCATTCCTGCTTCCCGGCTCATCTCCATATCTTCATCGTAGGCATTGGCCGTCATTGCAAATATAGGCACGGAAACCGCATCCGGCCGGTCCATAGCGCGGATATTCCGGGCAGCTTCCAGCCCATCCATAACCGGCATCCGGATATCCATCAGAATCGCATCATAGCTGCCCGGTTCAGAATCCCGGAACCGATCCAGTGCCTCCCTGCCGTTGCCCGCACAGTCAACCACTGCACCTGCCTCCTCCAGGAGATAGACCGCGATCTCCATATTCAGTGCATTGTCCTCGCAGAGCAGGATATGGAGTCCTTCTATGGAGATATCCCTGTCTGTCTCCGAAGCCTGCGGCTGTTCTGTTTGCGGCACCATGTCCACCCAGACATCCAATAAAAACTCCGTGCCTTTTCCAATCTCACTGTTCACCTGGATGGTTCCCCCCATCAGTTCCACAAGTGATTTTACAATTGCAAGCCCCAGTCCTGAACTCCGCTCATCTGAGTCGGCTGTCTTCCTTCCCTCCTGGGTAAACGGTTCATACATGTGTTCCTGAAAGTCGCGGCTCATTCCAATGCCGTTGTCCCGGATCACCATCTGGTTGTGAAGCCTGCCCTCTCTTTCCTCCACCTCCCGCACCATAAATTCAATCCGGCCTCCGCTTGGAGTATACCGCACAGCATTATTGAGCAGATTGAACACAGCCTGATTAAAACGCAGTTTGTCCAGCATGATGCTCCTGTATTTCAGATTCTTCGTGATGAACTCAAATTCAATCCCTTTCTTTCTGCATTGCGGGACGATCAGCGCATCCACCTGCTGCCGGAATTCCTCAATATCATAAGGTTCCAGATGCAGGGTGACGGCGTTCCTCTCAATTCTCGATATATCCAGGATATCGTTGAGCAGCCCCATCAAAAACTGGCCGGAAGCTTCCAGTTTATCCAGATAGGATCTCACATCCCGTCCTTTCTCCAGTTCATTTCTGGCAAGCGCAGCCAGACCCAGGATGGCATTCATGGGTGTTCGGATATCATGGCTCATCCTGGAAAGGAAGTCGGTCTTCGCCTTGCTGGCCTGCTCAAGCTCAGAGGAGATAAGCTTCTGCTGCTCCAGCGCTCTTGAAAGCTGCATCTGAAGCTCATGCTCTTCCGTCACATCCGTATAGGTTGCATAATACAGTTTATACTCCGGCGTTGTTTCCTGAAGGCACAGATCAGCATTCACCCAGACATAGCTGCCGTCCCCCCTAAGAAGCCGGTACTTCTTAACAGAAAAATCACCGGTCTTATATCCTTCCATATAAGCGCTGCGCACCCTCTCCATATCCTCCGGATGGACTCCCGCAAAGGCATCGTCAAAATACTGGCTTTCCAGCTCCGCCGCATCCTCATCCGGAACCCTCGCATCTACAGCAGTCCTCTCCAGACGCAGCATACGGTATTGCCCCAAATTGCCGTAGACAGGGAGCAGTTTATCGTAGGAAGGCGTCTTCAGCACCACAACTCCTGAGGATATCTTATCCAGTATCTCATAAGCAGTTTCTACTTTTTCTTCTGACTGTTTCAGGGATCCTTCCAGCTCCTTCTGATAACACGCCATCTGGTGTTCCTGCCTTAATTTCTGCAGGAAAACCGCCAAAAGCCGCGTCAGATATTTGAACGCATAATTCCCCTCATCCCCGCGTCCCCAGATCTTCCAGTCTTCCCTGTCCCTGCGAAAATCGCAGATCAGGATATAACCGATCAACTGTCCATGATACAGGAACGGACTGGCAATCAATGAGCGAACACCTGATACAGCAAACGCATTTCTCAGTTCCGTCGAGAGCGGATCCAGGGCTGTATAAATCACCGTCTCCCAGCTATTTGATCCCTGGAACATACTGCGCACACTGCCTGCCATATCTCCTGCGCAGACGCGGATATCTGGTTTTGACCATTCATATACATGCTCAACAAACGAATCATCTCCTTGCAACTCCACAAGGCAGGCACTGCTTGCCTGAAAATAACATGATATCCGGCTCAAAACCTGCTCCATAGCATCTTCAACCCTGGGATTTTCATATAATGCATCAAATATATCACCCATGAACTGTTCTAACCCTGGATTCATATTATATTCCCCTCTCCTGCATGTATTTCATTTCAAACTGCTCTACTGGCATCGGTCTATCAATGAGATACCCCTGCGCATAATCACAGCCAATCTCCCGCATAAAATCTAACTGCGCCTTCGTCTCCACACCTTCTGCACAGCACTTGGCCCCGATGGAATGCCCCATATCAACAATGTGCTTCACCAGTACTTTTCCCCGCGCCGCCTCCTCATATCTCTGTATAATACCCTTATCAATTTTCAGTACATGAAAGCCGGCCATCATTAAAAATTCATAAGAGGAATATTCCACGCCAAAATCATCCAGCGCAATCTGAAACCCATGTCTTGTCAGCTCCTCCAGTAAGAAGGCCATCTGCTTTTTATTCAATGTCTCCTGGGTCTCCGTAATCTCAATCTCAAATTGTTCCGGTTTCAGATCATACCGGCTAAATATCTTCCAGAAATTCTCCAAAAATTTTTTATCGAACAAAGTGATCCTGGAAAAATTCAATGCCAGCTTCATATTGGCAAACTTCGTATTCTGCCATGTGGTCAGCAGCCGGCACACCTCATCCAAAACAAAAAAATCAAGGTTTGATATGATTCCTTCACTTTCTAAAAGCGGAATAAATTTCACTGGCGAAGAAATGGAACCATCCTTTTCCCGATAACGCACCAACACCTCAGCGCAGTCTACTTCACCGGTACTTATATTTAACTTAGGCTGAAGATAAATCAAATATTTGCGGTTCAGAATTGAGTCGGCCACTTCTTTGAGCAATGGAATCTTTTCAGCGGCAAGCTCTTTGTAGCCCCTGTAATAATCCTGTTTACGGATATGCATCAGTTTCTCTGCCTTATCCACCAATTCCGTCAGTTCAACTCCCACATCGCTCCAGGTCGTTCCAATCGATACGATAGACGCTCCATTTGCAGCAAGCCGCTCCTCCATCAGATTAAACCGTTTCTGGAATTCATCATATGGGACAGCTTCTGTGACGATCAGGAATTCATCCCCACTCAGCCGGAACTTCTTATCTTCTGGAAAATACTGTTTCATCAGATCTGCAACATGTGTGATCACCATATCGCCATACATATGCCCTCTGACGCTGTTAAGCTTCTTCAGGCCATTGATATCCATAAAGACCACACCTGCCGGAACCGGAGACCGTTGCGAAAAGTCATCACAATACACCATATAACTGTTCCGGTTCTCAAGACCTGTCAACGTATCTTCATAACTCATCTGTTCCAAGCGACGGCGCATGGCATTTTTCGTAATCTCATTCTCTAAAAAATAGGTCAGCTTTTCCAGATACCGAAAACTGTCTTTGTTGGCCTTGGGATCATCAAGACCTAAAAACCCTTTGATCTCCCCCTTTATATAAAGAGGAAGCGCCATCAGGCTTCTTATCCCCTGTGCTTTTAAGACCTCGTATTCTACCTGGCGGTCCGGTCCCAATTCCTCAATATCATCAATTCTGATATAATCCCGGACTATAAACTGCTTCAACCAGAAAGAAATCGCCTCAATCGGCACATTCTGCAGTTTTTCAATCTGTGGAACAACGTCTTCTGCGCATACTTCATAGATATTGCTCCCAGTACCATTCAATTCATCCGCTTCAATAATGTACGCCCGGTCTGACTGATAATACTCCCGAATGATTCCCAGGACATATTCAATCGGGTCCCCCCGATAATCAGATGCGGTCAGCCACTGAATACAGCCGGCCATATTTTTTTCTGCGTAAGCGTTAGATATGATGTCATCTGCCGTATTTTCTTCATTTCCACTTCGCTCTGAATCAAAATGACGGAAATCTATGAGATATGCATCCTGCTCCTCCCATTGTATTACAGTATCATTTACCAGTGTACACATATCCTTCCGGCTAAAGTCAGACTGCCCGCCATGCATCGGACAGGACCTGCAGGGCCGGTCCCTGTAAAAGAAGGACTCATAGCACCGGGAATTCGGATCCAATCCGGATACCATCTGTTTCATTCTGCTATTTGCAAATAATACATTGTAAGTGTCTTTTTTGATAACGCAGATATAATCGTCTTCATTTTCCAAAATATACCGCATCATTTGCTGCATCATCCGAAGCCGTCTCTGCACTTTTTTCTCGTTCAGAAAGGTATCCAGCAACTCTGAAATCTGAGAGAGCGCACTCACTTCCTCCTGTGTCCACAGACGCATACCGGTACACTCGTCAAATCCGATAAAGCCGGCAAATTTTTCTTTTTCCCATAAAGCATACTGAAGAAACGAATGGATACCCTGATCCTCGAAAAGTTTCCGCTGTATTGGCGGCAGCGCGTGAGTATTCCTGCAATAATAAATAGAATCCGGTCCAAACAGTTCTCTGTAATCCCCTGCTGTCTGCAAATCCAAATGCTGAAGATTTTGGATCTCCGGTAAAATTCCTTCATTGCACCACTCATATGTATTCCTGTAATAATCCCCGCTTTCCCCAGTTTCAAAAATGTACGCCCTGCTGACATCAAACCAGGTTCCAACCAACTTCAGGCATTGATTAACCGCCTGATCTAAGTCCTCCGCTTTATATAAAAGTTTAAACGCACTCACAAGCAGCTCCCAGGAAACTCCCATGGATACGGCTGGTGAATCGATCGTAGCTCCCAATGTGGAATACCCCGTATCCCCAGACAGATTCGCACGTTCCTTATCATAAAGCATATATCCGTCTTTTCCCTGCTTTTTCGCCTCATATAAAGCCCTGTCCGCATGCCTGTATAAAGTCTGAAAATCCTGTCCATCGTCAGGATAAAGCGCTACACCAATGCTGCAGGTAATTTTAATCGAACGCTTTTCATTCTCAAACAGCCTGCGGAACATTCCGGCCAGCTCCTCTGCCTTACAGACAGCCGCTTCTTTAGACGAGATATCTTTCATAAAAACAGCGAATTCGTCTCCTCCGATCCTCCCGACCACATCATCCCTGCGCATGATTTTTTTCATGCCT
This portion of the Clostridium sp. AN503 genome encodes:
- a CDS encoding MFS transporter, with amino-acid sequence MAHLLLAVIYLSFISLGLPDSLLGSAWPSMYGEFGVPVSYAGIISMIIALGTVVSSLQSDRLTRSLGTGKVTAISVAMTAFALFGFYTSHSFWILCLWAVPYGLGAGSVDASLNNYVALHYASRHMSWLHCMWGVGASLGPYVMGSALTGGKGWNAGYLTIAVLQIGLTAVLFVSLPLWKKRRGMASEPETVVPEASPAADTADMGSTADRQNPIGNYVEAPLTLPQIMKIRGAKEIMVTFFCYCALEQTAGLWASSYLVLHRGISAETAAGFASLFFIGITAGRALSGFLTIKFTDVQMIRLGQGMAAAGIAALLLPFGGYLPLVGLVMIGLGCAPIYPCIIHATPDNFGADKSQAVIGVQMASAYVGTCLMPPLFGLIANHISVALLPFYLLLALVLMVVMHENLIRKITSCVREAVYD
- a CDS encoding AraC family transcriptional regulator, giving the protein MALSACNTKTDPQGRELIEHGTALFPVACYHDNLAVEEVPWHWHEALEVAVVTEGRSVMAAGTEKYVLSKGDAFFINGGVLHAMWDADNSRSRYHSVVFHPRLVGGSVDSIFWQDYIQPLLDTPSLKSVIFDSTAPWHQEAADAIETAWQSCVAELPGYEFSVRAALSQLIFLLSSHHPVPRSLPSEKALRDGERIKIMLQYIQEHYFVELTTAMIAGSAMISESECLRCFHNTIGTPPIKYVKQFRIQEAARLLAATNQKIADIGAQCGFPDTSYFTRTFREMKDCTPGEYRKQFINLQAQSSAPLPSLLPPR
- a CDS encoding biosynthetic peptidoglycan transglycosylase; the encoded protein is MKLKKIAGWIAAMMVTAAACTGFAVAGEGYGMYREAVGVQSLDDKVASIQNREGYTELEDLPQTYLEAVVSVEDHRFYSHFGLDPIAIGRAVVNDIKAGRYVEGGSTITQQLAKNLYFSQEKKMTRKAAEVFLALELEKNYSKDEILELYVNSIYFGDGYYSIGEASRGYFGKAPSQMNEYESTLLAGVPNAPSKYAPSKNPELAERRQQQVLRRMEACGYFTEEEAETVAAQMIALAD
- a CDS encoding ATP-binding protein — protein: MNPGLEQFMGDIFDALYENPRVEDAMEQVLSRISCYFQASSACLVELQGDDSFVEHVYEWSKPDIRVCAGDMAGSVRSMFQGSNSWETVIYTALDPLSTELRNAFAVSGVRSLIASPFLYHGQLIGYILICDFRRDREDWKIWGRGDEGNYAFKYLTRLLAVFLQKLRQEHQMACYQKELEGSLKQSEEKVETAYEILDKISSGVVVLKTPSYDKLLPVYGNLGQYRMLRLERTAVDARVPDEDAAELESQYFDDAFAGVHPEDMERVRSAYMEGYKTGDFSVKKYRLLRGDGSYVWVNADLCLQETTPEYKLYYATYTDVTEEHELQMQLSRALEQQKLISSELEQASKAKTDFLSRMSHDIRTPMNAILGLAALARNELEKGRDVRSYLDKLEASGQFLMGLLNDILDISRIERNAVTLHLEPYDIEEFRQQVDALIVPQCRKKGIEFEFITKNLKYRSIMLDKLRFNQAVFNLLNNAVRYTPSGGRIEFMVREVEEREGRLHNQMVIRDNGIGMSRDFQEHMYEPFTQEGRKTADSDERSSGLGLAIVKSLVELMGGTIQVNSEIGKGTEFLLDVWVDMVPQTEQPQASETDRDISIEGLHILLCEDNALNMEIAVYLLEEAGAVVDCAGNGREALDRFRDSEPGSYDAILMDIRMPVMDGLEAARNIRAMDRPDAVSVPIFAMTANAYDEDMEMSREAGMNEHLSKPVDAEVLYRTIWQYAGRK
- a CDS encoding diguanylate cyclase, whose amino-acid sequence is MEACVGQKSDAFQDLSACIPVGILTCKFDAYFSIMEANDGLLQLLGYTVQEFEESSHDYLKDIVHPEDFLAVSERILKHYLNNEFISLLFRIQCKDGRYKQVQCCGRFHSGMDGLEQWTGVMIERLSAAGEEECRLGRTDTLSPFWGKHIEGLDGSGVMLCEWEMKTDTLSYSYNWSDKSGIRPAYNQNCLQVDMRGRIHPDDRAAYSGLLQRLREGSVYGTTEFRIINIKKEYVWCQMHAVLLYDRDEKPVKAVCVIFDIDERKRAIEDLKIRAECDALTGLYNRNETERQIKDYLDRRKQALCALFMIDTDNFKQINDTKGHMLGDVVLTEMASGMKKIMRRDDVVGRIGGDEFAVFMKDISSKEAAVCKAEELAGMFRRLFENEKRSIKITCSIGVALYPDDGQDFQTLYRHADRALYEAKKQGKDGYMLYDKERANLSGDTGYSTLGATIDSPAVSMGVSWELLVSAFKLLYKAEDLDQAVNQCLKLVGTWFDVSRAYIFETGESGDYYRNTYEWCNEGILPEIQNLQHLDLQTAGDYRELFGPDSIYYCRNTHALPPIQRKLFEDQGIHSFLQYALWEKEKFAGFIGFDECTGMRLWTQEEVSALSQISELLDTFLNEKKVQRRLRMMQQMMRYILENEDDYICVIKKDTYNVLFANSRMKQMVSGLDPNSRCYESFFYRDRPCRSCPMHGGQSDFSRKDMCTLVNDTVIQWEEQDAYLIDFRHFDSERSGNEENTADDIISNAYAEKNMAGCIQWLTASDYRGDPIEYVLGIIREYYQSDRAYIIEADELNGTGSNIYEVCAEDVVPQIEKLQNVPIEAISFWLKQFIVRDYIRIDDIEELGPDRQVEYEVLKAQGIRSLMALPLYIKGEIKGFLGLDDPKANKDSFRYLEKLTYFLENEITKNAMRRRLEQMSYEDTLTGLENRNSYMVYCDDFSQRSPVPAGVVFMDINGLKKLNSVRGHMYGDMVITHVADLMKQYFPEDKKFRLSGDEFLIVTEAVPYDEFQKRFNLMEERLAANGASIVSIGTTWSDVGVELTELVDKAEKLMHIRKQDYYRGYKELAAEKIPLLKEVADSILNRKYLIYLQPKLNISTGEVDCAEVLVRYREKDGSISSPVKFIPLLESEGIISNLDFFVLDEVCRLLTTWQNTKFANMKLALNFSRITLFDKKFLENFWKIFSRYDLKPEQFEIEITETQETLNKKQMAFLLEELTRHGFQIALDDFGVEYSSYEFLMMAGFHVLKIDKGIIQRYEEAARGKVLVKHIVDMGHSIGAKCCAEGVETKAQLDFMREIGCDYAQGYLIDRPMPVEQFEMKYMQERGI